The following proteins are co-located in the Deinococcus metallilatus genome:
- a CDS encoding class I SAM-dependent methyltransferase produces MTGRGKQKIRVSRPAGKRAELPAQVEAGRYFDVRPALLGPRLEGLHALTKPGVRGFPEVDAAQALLAQTMRKDRVGGEVLDLTAMGGLLASLPGVTLRAVEGSAAALRVLKAAGLATVAAVPGDDLRERWPERARTVALVLAGDRGNAYALAQVAWAHACTPPGGTLYLAGDRDKGFDRYVRAAGNAFGTGETIARDGGMRVAKLVRRPGPTPAYPGPEGYEAFGVKVVGLPGVFSATRPDKATTLLLGTLDDLDLTGKRVLDLGTGTGLIGAWAAQRGAQVTLVDGDLQSVRSARATLAANDLPGEVLHSDVDAALGERTFDVILTNPPFHVGRGVVLDVAREFIAAAARRLNPGGTLYLVANEPLPYETPLRSLGPVRELRREGGFKVLAATRAG; encoded by the coding sequence GTGACTGGTAGGGGCAAACAGAAGATCAGAGTAAGTCGTCCGGCGGGGAAACGCGCCGAGCTACCCGCACAGGTGGAAGCCGGAAGATATTTCGACGTGCGGCCCGCGCTGTTGGGACCCAGGCTGGAGGGCCTCCACGCCCTCACCAAGCCCGGGGTGCGCGGCTTTCCCGAGGTGGATGCGGCGCAGGCCCTTCTTGCCCAGACGATGCGGAAGGACCGCGTGGGGGGCGAGGTGCTGGATCTGACGGCGATGGGCGGCCTGCTCGCCAGCCTCCCCGGCGTCACGCTGCGGGCGGTGGAGGGGTCGGCGGCGGCCCTGAGGGTGCTGAAGGCGGCGGGCCTGGCAACGGTCGCGGCGGTGCCGGGCGACGACCTGCGGGAACGCTGGCCCGAGCGGGCGCGCACGGTCGCGCTGGTGCTGGCGGGGGACCGGGGGAACGCCTACGCGCTCGCGCAGGTCGCCTGGGCGCACGCCTGCACGCCGCCCGGCGGGACGCTGTACCTCGCCGGGGACCGCGACAAGGGCTTCGACCGCTACGTCCGCGCCGCCGGAAATGCCTTCGGAACGGGGGAGACGATTGCCCGTGACGGCGGAATGCGCGTGGCGAAACTGGTCCGCCGCCCCGGCCCCACCCCGGCCTATCCCGGCCCCGAAGGCTACGAGGCGTTCGGCGTGAAGGTGGTGGGTCTGCCCGGCGTCTTCAGCGCCACCCGGCCCGACAAGGCGACCACGCTGCTCCTCGGCACGCTGGACGATCTGGACCTGACCGGGAAGCGCGTGCTGGACCTCGGCACCGGCACCGGCCTGATCGGCGCCTGGGCCGCCCAGCGGGGCGCGCAGGTCACGCTGGTGGACGGCGACCTCCAGAGCGTCCGCAGCGCGCGGGCCACCCTGGCCGCGAACGACCTGCCCGGCGAGGTGCTCCACAGCGATGTGGACGCGGCGCTGGGAGAGCGCACCTTCGACGTGATCCTCACCAATCCGCCCTTTCACGTCGGGCGGGGCGTGGTGCTGGACGTGGCGCGCGAGTTCATCGCGGCCGCCGCCCGCCGCCTGAACCCCGGCGGGACGCTGTACCTCGTCGCCAACGAGCCGCTGCCCTACGAGACGCCACTGCGCTCGCTCGGCCCGGTGCGCGAGCTGCGGCGCGAGGGAGGCTTCAAGGTGCTGGCGGCGACGCGGGCGGGTTAA
- a CDS encoding DUF721 domain-containing protein, which yields MSNARRLGGPRNVSELLGATLGAARLAKGVQRARAILAWPQAVGPEIARLTRPRSQQGGTLFVEVRDSATAHHLTLQRHHFLRSLNALLGEERITEIRFSVGSVRAPSPAPRVAPLPAPDRARARELVRNVDGDLKDVALRAAEAITRARKWREEQGWRPCPVCGEASKEQPCRACTLTLEDPNVKRAARTLTRAPERLAALPPLLGDSGTNAARFTALELLKGQLDLLALECVRSGGEEGYRAFLSQQAEVYLALWHRRPRSALKREDRAALPERVRQVLNAGPLDGR from the coding sequence ATGAGTAACGCCCGCCGTCTGGGTGGCCCGCGCAACGTTTCGGAACTGCTGGGCGCGACGCTGGGCGCGGCGCGGCTGGCAAAAGGCGTGCAGCGGGCGCGCGCGATCCTGGCCTGGCCGCAGGCGGTCGGCCCCGAAATCGCGCGGCTGACGCGCCCGCGCTCGCAGCAGGGCGGGACGCTGTTCGTGGAGGTGCGGGACAGCGCCACCGCGCACCACCTCACCCTCCAGCGGCACCACTTCCTGAGGAGCCTGAACGCGCTGCTGGGGGAGGAACGGATCACCGAGATCCGCTTCAGCGTGGGCAGTGTCCGTGCGCCGAGTCCCGCACCGCGCGTCGCGCCGCTCCCCGCTCCCGACCGTGCCCGCGCCCGCGAACTGGTGCGGAACGTGGACGGCGACCTGAAAGACGTGGCGCTCCGGGCCGCCGAGGCCATCACCCGCGCGCGCAAGTGGCGCGAGGAACAGGGCTGGCGACCCTGCCCGGTGTGCGGCGAGGCCAGCAAGGAGCAGCCCTGCCGCGCCTGCACGCTGACGCTGGAAGACCCCAACGTGAAACGGGCTGCCCGCACGCTGACCCGCGCCCCCGAACGCCTGGCCGCCCTGCCCCCGCTGCTGGGCGACAGCGGGACGAACGCCGCCCGCTTCACCGCGCTGGAGCTGCTGAAAGGGCAGCTCGACCTGCTGGCGCTGGAATGCGTCCGCAGCGGCGGCGAGGAGGGGTACCGCGCCTTTTTGAGCCAGCAGGCCGAGGTGTACCTGGCCCTCTGGCACCGCAGGCCGCGCAGCGCCCTGAAGCGCGAGGACCGCGCGGCGCTGCCCGAACGGGTGCGGCAGGTGCTGAACGCCGGGCCGCTGGACGGGCGTTAA
- the recF gene encoding DNA replication/repair protein RecF (All proteins in this family for which functions are known are DNA-binding proteins that assist the filamentation of RecA onto DNA for the initiation of recombination or recombinational repair.): MSGVQLSSLSTLNYRNLAPGTLNFPVGVTGVFGENGAGKTNLLEAAYLALTGLTDVTRLEQLIQSGEREAYVRADVQQGGSLSIQEVGLGRGRRQLKVDGVRAKTGDLPRGSAVWIRPEDSELVFGPPAGRRAYLDALLSRLSARYGQQLARYERTVAQRNAALKAGEDWAMHVWDDQLVKLGSDIMLFRRRALTRLDELAREANAALGSRKPLTLTLAESTTPETYAQDLTARRAEELARGSTVTGPHRDDLTLTLGEFPAGEYASRGEGRTIALALRRAELELLAEKFGEKPVLLIDDFTAELDPGRRGFLLDLAASVPQAIVTGTERAPGAVLTLRAHAGRFTEESSVPQEATVEVGA; the protein is encoded by the coding sequence ATGTCAGGTGTGCAGCTCTCGTCCCTCTCCACCCTGAATTACCGGAATCTCGCGCCGGGGACGCTCAATTTCCCGGTGGGCGTGACGGGCGTATTCGGGGAGAACGGGGCGGGCAAGACGAATCTGCTGGAAGCGGCGTACCTGGCGCTGACGGGGCTCACGGACGTGACCCGGCTGGAACAACTGATCCAGTCGGGCGAGCGGGAGGCGTATGTGCGCGCCGACGTGCAGCAGGGCGGCAGCCTCAGCATTCAGGAGGTCGGGCTGGGGCGCGGGCGGCGGCAGCTCAAGGTGGACGGGGTGCGCGCGAAGACGGGCGACCTGCCGCGCGGGAGCGCCGTGTGGATCAGGCCCGAGGACAGCGAACTGGTCTTCGGCCCCCCGGCGGGGCGGCGGGCGTACCTGGACGCGCTGCTCTCGCGCCTGAGCGCGCGCTACGGCCAGCAGCTCGCCCGCTATGAGCGCACGGTGGCGCAGCGCAACGCCGCGCTCAAGGCCGGGGAAGACTGGGCCATGCACGTCTGGGACGATCAACTGGTCAAACTCGGAAGTGACATCATGCTGTTTCGCCGCCGCGCGCTGACCCGACTGGACGAACTGGCGCGCGAGGCGAACGCCGCGCTGGGCAGCCGCAAACCCCTCACCCTGACGCTGGCCGAATCCACCACGCCCGAAACCTACGCGCAGGACCTGACCGCCCGCCGCGCGGAGGAACTGGCGCGCGGGTCCACCGTGACTGGCCCGCACCGCGACGACCTCACCCTCACCCTGGGCGAGTTTCCGGCGGGCGAGTACGCCAGCCGGGGCGAGGGGCGCACGATTGCGCTGGCCCTGCGCCGCGCCGAGCTGGAACTGCTGGCGGAGAAGTTCGGGGAAAAGCCGGTCCTCCTGATCGACGACTTCACGGCGGAACTCGACCCCGGACGGCGCGGCTTTCTGCTCGACCTCGCCGCCAGCGTGCCGCAGGCCATCGTGACCGGGACGGAACGCGCGCCGGGCGCGGTGCTGACGCTGCGGGCACACGCGGGCCGCTTCACCGAGGAAAGCAGCGTGCCCCAAGAGGCGACGGTGGAGGTGGGGGCGTGA
- a CDS encoding N-formylglutamate amidohydrolase, with product MTPDRDRLLILTPHPSGALPADVLRDMLGEDAFDLSRRAAFLERLFMEGDPYTDLIYAVPGARYLEAPWSRFAVDLNRERDDRDDNGVVKLTDFARRPLYPAGFTLAPGMREARLRRIWDAFDAQVGAELDGAALMIVGHSMASRGPALGPDTGTPRPALTLMLGTGRAPTFPLDRWDALQAACADAFAPVLSGGLTRVAVGDPWTTDTLSARWNARRGVPAFGLEINVALYLTETGEPRQADIRALAHAFERFADAALGLVGGA from the coding sequence ATGACCCCCGACCGTGACCGCCTCCTGATCCTCACGCCGCATCCTTCCGGGGCGCTGCCCGCCGACGTGCTGCGGGACATGCTGGGGGAGGACGCCTTCGATTTGAGCAGGCGGGCCGCCTTTCTGGAACGGCTCTTCATGGAGGGGGACCCGTACACCGACCTGATCTATGCGGTGCCGGGGGCGCGGTACCTGGAAGCACCCTGGAGCCGTTTCGCCGTGGACCTGAACCGCGAGCGGGACGACCGCGACGACAACGGCGTGGTGAAGCTGACCGATTTCGCGCGGCGGCCCCTCTATCCGGCGGGATTCACGCTCGCGCCGGGGATGCGGGAGGCCCGGCTGCGGCGTATCTGGGACGCCTTCGACGCCCAGGTGGGGGCCGAGCTGGACGGCGCGGCACTGATGATCGTGGGACATAGCATGGCCTCGCGCGGTCCCGCCCTCGGCCCGGACACCGGAACGCCCCGACCGGCGCTGACGCTGATGCTGGGCACCGGGCGCGCGCCCACTTTCCCCCTGGACCGCTGGGACGCGCTGCAAGCCGCCTGTGCGGACGCCTTCGCGCCTGTCCTGTCCGGCGGCCTGACGCGCGTGGCGGTCGGTGATCCCTGGACGACCGATACCCTCAGCGCCCGCTGGAATGCCCGCCGCGGCGTGCCCGCCTTCGGGCTGGAGATCAACGTGGCCCTCTACCTGACGGAGACGGGCGAGCCGAGGCAGGCGGACATCCGCGCTCTGGCCCACGCCTTCGAGCGGTTCGCGGATGCGGCGCTGGGGCTGGTGGGGGGCGCGTAG
- a CDS encoding polyprenyl synthetase family protein, whose translation MRPDLLGRVLSLLPTGGGRPELKAFSAMLRDYPQRGGKGIRSELLLASARAHGLQPGTPGGEGALWLAAALELFQNWVLIHDDIEDDSEERRGRPALHRLHGVPLAINAGDALHAYMWAAVHHAQVPGAVEEFLNMVWRTAEGQHLDLTWVQHRAWDLTEGDYLEMVRLKTAYYTVVMPLRLGALAAGVTPDERFTAAGLNLGAAFQIRDDVLNLAGDPLKYGKEIGGDLLEGKRTLIVLHWLAHAPEEQKGTFLEQMRRDRQDKDAEAIANIHRWLLESGSVEYAQDYADRQAREGLALLAEALEDAPDQAAARELLGQMRGLATREA comes from the coding sequence ATGCGTCCCGACCTGCTTGGCCGCGTGCTGTCCCTGCTCCCCACCGGGGGCGGGCGGCCGGAACTGAAGGCCTTCTCCGCCATGCTGCGCGACTATCCGCAGCGCGGCGGCAAGGGCATTCGCTCGGAACTGCTGCTGGCCAGCGCCCGCGCGCACGGCCTCCAGCCCGGCACACCCGGCGGGGAGGGCGCGCTGTGGCTGGCGGCGGCCCTGGAACTCTTCCAGAACTGGGTGCTGATCCACGACGACATCGAGGACGACTCGGAGGAGCGCCGGGGCAGGCCCGCGCTGCACCGCCTCCACGGCGTCCCCCTGGCGATCAACGCGGGGGACGCGCTGCACGCCTATATGTGGGCCGCCGTCCACCACGCGCAGGTGCCGGGCGCGGTGGAGGAGTTCCTGAACATGGTCTGGCGCACGGCGGAGGGGCAGCACCTCGACCTGACCTGGGTTCAGCACCGCGCGTGGGACCTGACGGAGGGCGATTACCTGGAGATGGTGCGCCTGAAAACGGCCTATTACACGGTGGTGATGCCGCTGCGGCTGGGGGCACTGGCGGCGGGGGTCACGCCGGACGAACGCTTCACGGCGGCGGGGCTGAACCTGGGCGCGGCCTTCCAGATCCGGGACGACGTGCTGAACCTGGCCGGCGATCCCCTCAAGTACGGCAAGGAGATCGGCGGCGACCTGCTGGAAGGCAAGCGCACCCTGATCGTCCTGCACTGGCTCGCCCACGCGCCGGAGGAGCAGAAAGGCACCTTTCTGGAGCAGATGCGGCGTGACCGCCAGGACAAGGACGCCGAAGCCATCGCCAATATCCACCGCTGGCTGCTGGAGAGTGGGAGTGTCGAGTACGCGCAGGACTATGCCGACAGGCAGGCCCGCGAAGGGCTGGCGCTGCTGGCGGAGGCCCTGGAGGACGCGCCCGACCAGGCCGCCGCCCGGGAACTGCTGGGGCAGATGCGGGGGCTGGCGACGCGCGAGGCGTAG
- a CDS encoding MurR/RpiR family transcriptional regulator, with amino-acid sequence MTETHELPFLPAALGADLRLTATERRIADHLARVWAEIPLVSAAEIAQDLGVNPSSVTRFAQTLGYRGYPDLQRAVRLELRARHAPAPLPAESQAAAHWARELAVFQALAALPEEPLDRVTDRLAAARRVWVTGARGSAPAAAYAAHLWRGVRPDVHLLGADASAEPERWLDAGPGDVLVAFTVRRYAQGTARLVQALTARDVVLVLVTDSPAAPGARQAAEILVLPTPGLGNAPTDATEGRFVPLAAPASLTALLAAKLVGRVGTARLEAAERELGEQDVFTY; translated from the coding sequence ATGACCGAAACCCATGAACTGCCGTTTCTGCCCGCTGCGCTGGGCGCGGACCTGCGCCTGACCGCCACCGAGCGGCGCATCGCGGACCACCTGGCACGGGTGTGGGCGGAGATTCCGCTCGTCAGTGCCGCCGAGATCGCGCAGGACCTGGGGGTCAATCCGTCGAGCGTCACGCGGTTCGCGCAGACCCTGGGGTACCGGGGCTACCCGGACCTGCAACGCGCCGTCCGGCTGGAACTCCGCGCCCGCCACGCCCCCGCGCCCCTGCCCGCCGAGTCCCAGGCGGCCGCCCACTGGGCACGCGAGCTGGCCGTCTTCCAGGCCCTCGCCGCGTTGCCGGAAGAGCCACTGGACCGCGTGACCGACCGGCTGGCCGCCGCGCGGCGGGTGTGGGTGACCGGGGCACGCGGGTCCGCCCCGGCCGCCGCCTACGCGGCGCACCTGTGGCGCGGCGTGCGCCCGGACGTTCACCTGCTGGGCGCGGACGCCAGCGCGGAACCCGAACGCTGGCTGGACGCGGGACCGGGGGACGTGCTGGTCGCCTTTACCGTGCGCCGCTACGCCCAGGGGACGGCCCGGCTGGTACAGGCCCTGACGGCACGGGACGTGGTCCTGGTGCTGGTGACCGACAGCCCCGCCGCACCGGGCGCACGTCAGGCGGCAGAAATCCTGGTGCTGCCCACGCCCGGCCTCGGCAACGCGCCGACGGACGCCACCGAGGGCCGCTTCGTGCCGCTGGCCGCCCCCGCCAGCCTGACCGCGCTGCTCGCCGCCAAACTGGTCGGCCGGGTGGGTACCGCCCGTCTGGAAGCCGCCGAACGCGAACTGGGAGAACAGGATGTCTTTACGTACTGA
- the menC gene encoding o-succinylbenzoate synthase: MPIRFAFETSFGVQRRRFVPLLTLRANGLEGYAEGVMDHLPLYREETVPGALALLEGQLLPRLLGRSFTTPEAFTLALAPYRGNRMARALMEMAFWDLWAKHLGLPLWRVLGGVRTGIPVGVSLGIQESAQATVDLAADSVAQGYGRIKLKIKPGWDEEPVRAVREAFPGIQLTVDANSAYTLADSAALQALDAYGLKYIEQPLAFDDLVDHAELQRRLRTPICLDESITSVADTRKALTLGAARVINLKVGRVGGHLEARRIHDLTLAFGVPLWCGGMVETGVGRAHNIHLSTLENFTLPGDTSSASRYWDHDIIQEGLEVEGGVMPVPEGPGIGVTLDREVLDRVTRQQTTVRAGARPRIDDLPDQPPTDEVY, translated from the coding sequence ATGCCGATCCGTTTCGCCTTCGAGACGAGTTTCGGTGTGCAGCGCCGCCGTTTCGTGCCGCTGCTGACGCTGCGCGCGAATGGCCTGGAAGGCTACGCCGAGGGCGTGATGGACCACCTCCCCCTCTACCGGGAGGAGACGGTGCCCGGCGCACTCGCCCTGCTGGAAGGGCAACTGCTGCCCCGCCTGCTGGGCCGCAGCTTCACCACACCGGAAGCGTTCACGCTGGCGCTCGCGCCGTACCGGGGCAACCGGATGGCCCGCGCGCTGATGGAGATGGCCTTCTGGGACCTGTGGGCCAAGCATCTGGGCCTGCCGCTTTGGCGGGTGCTGGGCGGCGTCCGCACCGGCATCCCGGTGGGTGTGAGCCTGGGCATTCAGGAGAGCGCGCAGGCGACCGTGGACCTCGCCGCCGATTCTGTGGCGCAGGGGTACGGGCGGATAAAGCTCAAGATCAAGCCCGGCTGGGACGAGGAACCCGTGCGGGCGGTCCGCGAGGCATTCCCCGGCATTCAACTGACGGTGGACGCGAACAGCGCCTATACGCTGGCGGACTCAGCGGCCCTCCAGGCCCTCGACGCCTACGGCCTGAAGTACATCGAGCAGCCCCTCGCCTTCGACGATCTGGTGGACCACGCCGAACTGCAACGCCGCCTGCGGACGCCGATCTGCCTGGACGAGAGCATCACCAGCGTGGCCGACACGCGCAAGGCCCTCACGCTGGGCGCGGCGCGGGTGATCAACCTCAAGGTCGGGCGGGTGGGCGGCCACCTGGAAGCGCGGCGCATCCACGACCTCACGCTGGCGTTCGGCGTGCCACTGTGGTGCGGCGGCATGGTCGAGACGGGCGTGGGCCGTGCGCACAACATCCACCTCTCCACCCTGGAAAATTTCACGCTGCCCGGCGATACCAGCAGCGCCAGCCGCTACTGGGACCACGACATCATTCAGGAAGGGCTGGAGGTCGAAGGGGGCGTGATGCCCGTGCCCGAGGGCCCCGGCATCGGCGTGACCCTCGACCGGGAGGTGCTGGACCGCGTGACCCGCCAGCAGACGACCGTGCGGGCCGGGGCGCGACCCCGCATCGACGACCTGCCCGACCAGCCGCCCACGGACGAAGTGTACTGA
- a CDS encoding ABC transporter substrate-binding protein gives MNRVAVLLTAALALSVTASAAPRTLDQIRASGTLKLGTEGAFPPFNFYQGKNLIGFEVDLGNALAREMGLKPQWVVQPFDSLLIALNQGRFDAVLASHAITPERQKAVTFLNPHYCSTVNIVAQKGGPLTRAALAGKTVGTQIGTAQIPILQAIPGIKDVRTFPNDQTILTALQAGRVDAWSSNGPVVAYMLKQTGQQGKIVIGEAISQEHNAGAVAKGNTALHDALNGALATLMKDGTYAKLSQKWFGQDIRCK, from the coding sequence ATGAACCGAGTCGCCGTCCTGCTCACCGCCGCTCTCGCCCTGTCCGTCACCGCCAGCGCCGCGCCGCGCACCCTCGACCAGATCAGGGCGTCGGGGACGCTCAAACTGGGCACCGAGGGGGCTTTCCCGCCCTTCAACTTCTATCAGGGGAAGAACCTCATCGGCTTCGAGGTCGATCTGGGGAACGCGCTCGCCAGGGAAATGGGGCTGAAGCCGCAGTGGGTCGTGCAGCCCTTCGACAGCCTCCTGATTGCGCTGAACCAGGGCCGCTTCGACGCGGTGCTGGCCTCGCACGCGATCACGCCCGAGCGGCAGAAGGCCGTGACCTTCCTGAACCCCCACTACTGCTCCACCGTGAACATCGTCGCGCAGAAGGGCGGCCCGCTGACCCGGGCGGCCCTCGCGGGCAAGACGGTCGGCACGCAGATCGGCACCGCGCAGATTCCCATTCTGCAAGCCATCCCCGGCATCAAGGACGTCCGCACCTTCCCCAACGACCAGACGATCCTGACCGCCTTGCAGGCGGGCCGGGTGGACGCCTGGTCGAGCAACGGCCCGGTGGTGGCGTACATGCTCAAGCAGACCGGACAGCAGGGCAAGATCGTGATCGGTGAGGCGATCTCCCAGGAGCACAACGCCGGGGCCGTGGCGAAGGGGAATACGGCGCTGCATGACGCGCTGAACGGCGCACTCGCCACGCTTATGAAGGACGGCACCTACGCCAAGCTCTCCCAGAAGTGGTTCGGGCAGGACATCCGTTGCAAGTGA
- a CDS encoding GNAT family N-acetyltransferase: MSAPLTLRDLHGPQELTGAEDLQLRVWGGSERDVFPRDALRALEHIGGLVAGAVTGGEVVGLVVGLPTADARVQHSHLLAVHPDWRGGGLARRLKLYQRDWCLARGISRVEWTYDPLRAVNAHFNIHRLGATADTYLDDFYGEMGGLTRVWPPTAWSPCGT; encoded by the coding sequence GTGAGTGCCCCGCTGACCCTCCGCGACCTGCACGGCCCGCAGGAACTCACCGGAGCCGAGGACCTGCAACTGCGCGTCTGGGGCGGCTCCGAGCGGGACGTGTTTCCCCGTGACGCCCTGCGCGCCCTGGAACATATCGGCGGGCTGGTGGCGGGGGCAGTGACCGGGGGAGAGGTGGTCGGTCTGGTGGTCGGCCTCCCCACCGCCGATGCCCGCGTGCAGCACTCGCACCTGCTGGCCGTGCATCCCGACTGGCGCGGCGGAGGGCTGGCGCGGCGGCTGAAGCTGTACCAGCGGGACTGGTGCCTGGCGCGTGGGATCAGTCGCGTCGAGTGGACCTACGATCCCCTGCGCGCCGTGAATGCCCACTTCAACATCCACCGCCTCGGCGCGACGGCAGACACCTATCTGGACGACTTCTACGGCGAGATGGGGGGATTAACGCGGGTGTGGCCTCCGACCGCCTGGTCGCCGTGTGGGACCTGA
- a CDS encoding TVP38/TMEM64 family protein: protein MTAAFPRNARLVRVLVLGGALVLLLGIALTPDVRAFLARGYAALTSSDPAVTHAFVEGLGWAGPLALIAGFVVQAVFPVLPALVMTAVTARAYGPFEGFAIVYVGTLLGAAAGYGLGRALGDTLVRTLAGERARAAAHAFATRYGVQGVLMVRLMPVLSADVMNLVAGAARMPFRSFLLATAAGALPVTGLVVWLSGSARRMAWGLGLLSALVALTAAVRWWLARRAASTQATAS, encoded by the coding sequence GTGACGGCCGCCTTTCCCCGGAATGCCCGCCTGGTGCGCGTTCTGGTGCTGGGCGGCGCGTTGGTCCTGCTGCTGGGTATCGCGCTCACGCCGGACGTGCGGGCCTTTCTGGCGCGGGGGTACGCGGCGCTCACCTCCAGCGACCCGGCGGTGACGCACGCCTTCGTGGAGGGGCTGGGGTGGGCGGGGCCGCTCGCGCTGATCGCGGGCTTTGTGGTTCAGGCGGTGTTCCCGGTGCTGCCCGCGCTGGTGATGACCGCCGTGACGGCCCGCGCGTACGGTCCTTTCGAGGGCTTCGCCATCGTGTACGTCGGCACGCTGCTGGGGGCGGCCGCCGGGTACGGCCTGGGGCGTGCGCTGGGAGACACGCTGGTGCGGACGCTGGCGGGCGAGCGTGCCCGCGCCGCCGCCCACGCCTTCGCCACGCGCTACGGCGTGCAGGGCGTGCTGATGGTGCGCCTGATGCCGGTGCTGTCCGCCGACGTGATGAATCTGGTGGCGGGGGCCGCGCGGATGCCTTTCCGGTCCTTCCTGCTCGCGACCGCCGCCGGGGCGCTCCCGGTGACGGGGCTGGTGGTGTGGCTCAGCGGCAGCGCGCGGCGCATGGCCTGGGGGCTGGGGCTGCTCTCGGCGCTGGTGGCCCTGACCGCGGCGGTCCGCTGGTGGCTGGCCCGCCGGGCCGCGTCCACGCAGGCGACCGCCTCCTGA
- the purM gene encoding phosphoribosylformylglycinamidine cyclo-ligase produces MTQGNTDAAQTGASAYERAGVSIDAGHRAVALMKGAVARTHTPAVLGGIGGFGGLFRAAFGQMADPVLVASTDGVGTKTKVAVRTGRYAGLGADIVNHCVNDILVQGARPLFFLDYVAMGKLWPERVAEVVTGAARACEALGVALLGGETAEMPGVYVEGELDIVGTIVGVVDHPELIDGSCIQPGDSVIALPSAGLHTNGYSLARLALDELDWQEARADLGGERLEDLLTVPHRAYLAAFEALTAADVDVRGMGHITGGGLVDNPPRVFPEGVGMRVDTSSWTVPPLFELIVRRAGVERREAFRALNMGVGFLFIVPAAQREEALAALRAAGESPWVIGEMIAGSGVTFTDGVTP; encoded by the coding sequence ATGACGCAAGGCAACACGGACGCGGCCCAGACGGGAGCGTCGGCATACGAGCGGGCAGGCGTGAGCATCGACGCGGGCCACCGGGCGGTCGCCCTGATGAAAGGGGCCGTCGCCCGCACCCACACGCCCGCCGTCCTGGGCGGGATCGGGGGGTTCGGCGGCCTGTTCCGCGCGGCCTTCGGGCAGATGGCAGATCCGGTGCTGGTCGCCTCCACCGACGGCGTGGGGACAAAAACAAAGGTGGCCGTGCGGACCGGGCGTTACGCGGGCCTGGGCGCGGACATCGTGAACCACTGCGTGAACGACATCCTGGTGCAGGGCGCGCGGCCCCTCTTCTTCCTCGATTACGTGGCGATGGGCAAACTCTGGCCCGAGCGGGTGGCCGAGGTCGTGACCGGGGCGGCGCGGGCCTGCGAGGCGCTGGGCGTGGCCCTGCTGGGCGGCGAGACGGCCGAGATGCCCGGCGTGTACGTGGAGGGCGAACTGGACATCGTGGGCACCATCGTGGGTGTGGTGGACCACCCCGAGTTGATCGACGGCTCGTGCATCCAGCCCGGTGACAGCGTGATCGCCCTGCCCAGTGCGGGACTGCACACCAACGGCTACAGCCTCGCGCGGCTGGCCCTGGACGAATTGGACTGGCAGGAAGCCCGCGCCGACCTGGGCGGCGAGCGGCTGGAAGACCTGCTGACGGTGCCGCACCGCGCCTACCTGGCGGCCTTCGAGGCGCTGACGGCGGCAGACGTGGACGTGCGCGGGATGGGCCACATCACCGGCGGCGGCCTGGTCGACAACCCGCCGCGCGTGTTCCCGGAAGGGGTGGGGATGCGGGTGGACACCTCGTCGTGGACGGTGCCGCCCCTCTTCGAGCTGATCGTGCGGCGGGCGGGGGTGGAGCGGCGGGAAGCGTTCCGCGCGCTGAATATGGGCGTGGGCTTCCTGTTCATCGTGCCCGCCGCGCAGCGGGAGGAGGCCCTCGCCGCCTTACGCGCTGCGGGCGAGTCGCCCTGGGTGATCGGGGAGATGATCGCCGGTTCCGGCGTGACCTTCACGGACGGAGTTACCCCTTGA